In Leptospira congkakensis, one DNA window encodes the following:
- a CDS encoding potassium channel family protein, with the protein MQRKKIAVIGIGSFGNLFVRYLFDDGHEVIAIDKDPMVIDSIKDYVTIAVTLDATDEHALRSQGIADVDYAVIALADDFETSIICADSLKKCGVKNIYARYQTPLQMKVLELLGIKDLFNPEERAARSMAETFSFSGMRSSFLLSDEYSVVEVTVPKRYINKTIADADLRHKYNINVITIKRPTINKEAKRVSDSKSEKILGIPHGNTVLKEDDIIVLFGSQTDLARFLET; encoded by the coding sequence ATGCAAAGAAAAAAAATAGCAGTCATCGGAATTGGAAGTTTTGGGAATTTATTTGTTCGATATCTTTTTGATGATGGGCATGAAGTCATTGCCATTGATAAAGATCCAATGGTCATTGATTCCATAAAAGATTATGTAACCATTGCTGTCACCCTGGATGCTACCGATGAACATGCATTACGATCACAAGGCATTGCTGACGTGGATTACGCGGTCATCGCTCTTGCCGATGATTTTGAAACTTCTATCATCTGTGCCGATAGTTTAAAAAAATGTGGTGTCAAAAATATTTACGCACGTTACCAAACTCCATTACAAATGAAGGTTTTGGAACTTCTTGGAATCAAAGACCTTTTTAATCCAGAAGAAAGAGCGGCAAGAAGTATGGCAGAAACATTTTCCTTTTCGGGAATGCGTTCTAGTTTTTTACTTTCTGATGAATACAGTGTAGTAGAAGTTACGGTTCCGAAACGTTATATCAACAAAACCATTGCAGACGCTGACCTACGTCATAAATACAATATCAATGTCATCACCATCAAACGCCCCACGATCAATAAAGAAGCCAAACGAGTATCCGATTCCAAAAGCGAAAAAATCTTAGGAATTCCACATGGAAACACAGTTCTCAAAGAAGACGATATCATTGTTCTTTTTGGGTCACAAACAGATCTGGCTCGTTTTTTGGAAACATAA
- a CDS encoding cobalamin-binding protein, whose translation MGPERIICLTEEPTEMLYLLGEEKRIVGISVYTERPPRAKEEKTKVSAFISGNLKKITALEPDLVIGFSDIQSQLAKDLVERGLNVLIFNQRSISEILSNMQMLGNLVGQAEKAKSLIEEWQNQILSWKQENEKKINKPKVFFQEWDEPIITGIQWVSEAIELAGGVDSFSHLKDRKLAKDRIITAEDVKEANPDVYVGSWCGKAMDWDWVRNKPEWQSTGFIKSNKIFEMDPSIILQPGPALFLEGIPKLKEIFSSF comes from the coding sequence ATGGGTCCAGAAAGAATCATTTGTTTGACTGAAGAACCTACAGAGATGTTGTATCTGTTAGGTGAAGAAAAACGAATCGTCGGAATCTCTGTTTATACGGAACGACCTCCAAGGGCAAAGGAAGAAAAAACAAAAGTTTCTGCTTTTATCAGTGGAAATCTGAAAAAAATTACAGCTCTCGAACCAGACCTAGTTATTGGTTTTTCTGATATCCAATCCCAACTTGCCAAAGACCTCGTTGAACGAGGATTAAATGTTCTAATCTTCAACCAAAGATCCATTTCTGAAATATTGTCCAATATGCAAATGTTAGGAAACCTTGTGGGCCAAGCCGAAAAGGCAAAATCTCTCATCGAAGAATGGCAAAACCAGATCCTTTCCTGGAAACAGGAGAATGAAAAAAAAATAAACAAACCCAAAGTTTTCTTTCAGGAATGGGATGAACCCATCATCACCGGAATCCAATGGGTGAGTGAAGCAATCGAACTTGCTGGTGGAGTAGACTCTTTTTCCCATCTAAAGGACAGAAAACTAGCCAAAGACCGGATCATCACGGCCGAAGACGTAAAAGAAGCCAACCCAGATGTTTACGTGGGTTCTTGGTGTGGGAAAGCAATGGACTGGGACTGGGTGCGAAACAAACCCGAATGGCAATCCACAGGTTTTATCAAATCCAACAAAATATTTGAAATGGATCCAAGTATTATATTACAACCTGGCCCTGCTTTGTTTCTGGAAGGAATTCCCAAACTAAAAGAGATCTTTTCCTCATTCTAA
- a CDS encoding MotA/TolQ/ExbB proton channel family protein produces the protein MKFSCNQTKAKVTLSFVIALITIFTIAGKLEAQTAPAAPTTESTQTAETPTDTAAPVAEAAEETPKQESEIGLVSLFLVGGWSMWPLLLSSIVAFGVILERSYFFFTAKLLRKGYNQDLQDAIDASGLNGVTEFLKANEGQKITTVLKNGMEVSQNDPEIFASGIEREAGEVMTLLEKGLTVLSAVSTIAPLVGFLGTVSGMINAFDAIANADQVNAKVVAGGIKEALITTAAGLIVAIPAMTFYQYLQGRVAFFTSEVEEAANKIYKEYLKLKAGHKA, from the coding sequence ATGAAATTTTCATGTAACCAGACAAAAGCGAAAGTCACTTTGTCTTTTGTGATCGCCCTCATCACAATCTTTACTATTGCAGGAAAACTCGAAGCACAAACAGCACCTGCTGCACCAACAACTGAATCTACACAAACAGCGGAAACTCCAACTGATACCGCTGCTCCCGTAGCAGAAGCTGCTGAAGAAACACCAAAACAAGAATCCGAAATTGGACTCGTAAGTTTGTTTTTGGTTGGTGGATGGTCTATGTGGCCACTCCTACTTTCTTCCATCGTTGCATTTGGTGTGATTCTAGAAAGAAGCTACTTTTTCTTCACAGCAAAACTTCTTCGAAAAGGTTACAACCAAGACCTACAAGATGCCATCGATGCATCAGGTCTGAATGGCGTTACAGAATTCTTAAAAGCAAACGAAGGCCAAAAAATTACTACAGTCTTAAAGAATGGTATGGAAGTTTCTCAAAACGATCCTGAGATTTTTGCATCTGGAATTGAAAGAGAAGCTGGTGAAGTTATGACACTTCTCGAAAAAGGTCTCACAGTTCTTTCTGCTGTTTCTACCATTGCACCACTCGTTGGATTCCTCGGAACTGTATCCGGTATGATCAACGCCTTTGATGCGATTGCAAATGCTGACCAAGTCAACGCGAAAGTGGTTGCTGGTGGTATTAAAGAAGCGTTAATCACAACTGCTGCTGGTCTTATCGTTGCGATTCCTGCAATGACATTCTACCAATACTTACAAGGTCGAGTTGCTTTCTTTACTTCTGAAGTAGAAGAAGCTGCAAACAAAATCTACAAAGAATATTTAAAACTCAAAGCCGGTCACAAAGCGTAA
- a CDS encoding ExbD/TolR family protein, which translates to MIKLKKKQELEEISAASMSDIAFLLLVFFMVTAVFFVKEGLNISLPRKQSEPQPFLRKNVYEILVTQDRYKMRNTAFGTKEYSSLKEFRDDLNQMEIPDLKNKLALIVTTGDTKYAKMLDALSAVQLRGFEKISVRKKK; encoded by the coding sequence ATGATTAAGTTAAAGAAAAAACAAGAACTAGAAGAAATATCGGCAGCATCTATGTCGGATATTGCCTTTCTACTCTTGGTATTTTTTATGGTGACTGCTGTATTCTTTGTAAAGGAAGGACTTAACATTTCCCTTCCTCGCAAACAATCCGAACCTCAGCCTTTTTTACGTAAGAATGTATATGAGATTTTGGTAACACAAGATCGATATAAAATGCGTAATACGGCATTCGGAACCAAAGAATATTCTAGTTTAAAAGAATTTCGTGATGACCTAAATCAAATGGAAATCCCGGATCTTAAAAACAAACTAGCACTCATTGTTACAACCGGTGATACCAAATATGCAAAGATGTTGGATGCCTTATCCGCAGTCCAATTACGTGGATTTGAAAAAATCTCAGTGAGAAAGAAGAAATAA
- a CDS encoding ExbD/TolR family protein, protein MLRRKRVAPSVPVSSMADIAFLLLVFFMVTSVLDSDPDLPINLPDVPGGEQLNKKIANLYLTADEKRTVYFNSVKMELNEAMSEIRAKLSTTPDLKVLIHADQDLTYEELDSVFETLREIGALKVSLVTKTTQGGGLQGK, encoded by the coding sequence ATGTTACGAAGAAAGAGAGTCGCACCTTCAGTTCCCGTAAGTTCGATGGCAGACATTGCCTTCTTACTCCTCGTGTTCTTTATGGTAACCTCCGTATTGGATTCGGATCCAGACCTTCCCATCAATCTACCAGATGTTCCTGGTGGAGAACAGTTAAACAAAAAGATTGCCAATCTTTATCTAACTGCTGATGAAAAGAGGACTGTCTATTTCAACTCTGTGAAGATGGAACTAAATGAAGCCATGAGTGAGATTCGTGCAAAACTTTCTACCACACCGGACTTGAAAGTTTTGATCCATGCGGATCAAGATTTAACTTATGAAGAGTTAGATAGTGTGTTCGAAACCCTCAGAGAAATTGGGGCCTTAAAGGTTTCCCTTGTCACCAAGACCACCCAAGGTGGCGGATTACAAGGGAAGTAA
- a CDS encoding energy transducer TonB, protein MNETVVTHKRSKRERIHRFIDRYRIETGLAISAFLQAIIILFWFTPHLDTDSLDSLVEEVAFIDNVQIQEPSTDSKPTDGDFDLTDKEKEDKKEDPRIAGASDPIVSGATSPVDLSPNVRPEYTSDAKALGVTGTMTLEVIIGNTGEVLRVRSVGKQLGGGLEEEAVKVYRRKRFSPSILEGKAITVKVLVPIRFTLN, encoded by the coding sequence GTGAACGAAACAGTTGTTACACACAAAAGATCCAAACGAGAAAGGATCCATCGTTTCATTGACAGGTATCGGATTGAAACTGGTCTTGCGATTTCAGCGTTCCTTCAAGCCATCATCATTCTTTTTTGGTTCACTCCTCATTTGGATACAGATAGTTTGGATAGTCTTGTGGAAGAAGTTGCTTTCATCGACAACGTTCAAATCCAAGAGCCATCTACAGATTCCAAACCAACTGATGGAGACTTTGATCTTACCGACAAAGAAAAAGAAGATAAAAAAGAAGATCCTCGTATCGCTGGAGCTTCTGATCCTATTGTTTCTGGCGCAACATCCCCAGTAGACTTATCTCCTAACGTTCGACCTGAATATACCTCTGATGCAAAAGCTCTAGGTGTAACAGGAACTATGACTTTAGAAGTCATCATTGGAAACACCGGCGAAGTTTTACGAGTTAGATCCGTAGGAAAGCAGTTAGGTGGTGGTCTCGAAGAAGAAGCTGTCAAAGTTTACCGCAGAAAACGGTTTTCACCCTCTATCTTAGAAGGAAAAGCCATCACGGTAAAAGTTCTCGTTCCCATTCGATTCACTTTGAATTAA
- a CDS encoding LBF_0142 family lipoprotein yields the protein MFRSYLSFIFISLFSISCSLADLRPPTLQKEGLNPDLKKKGLSIITNPPVKELTPGEWKGYKQIQFVLKDVWHSKFIRFFTPIKESEQRLRVYLDFEKDAMEVEFLGGEKKGLILGLVKKDPYQIAADTGKVFTGDDEVRVYLESLRLYLTLPWRLTEYPIIQYAGPVQKLGQDYEVVYFTSVQVGATPDTDQYVGYFERTSGALEWMEFTYRELFSFYKGVIKYGYYEPWNDKQYPRRISILDKFEDADFVHEIRIEKMEIPKQPMEEEDKVLELPE from the coding sequence ATGTTTCGTTCCTATCTATCATTCATTTTTATTTCTTTATTTTCTATCTCTTGTTCTTTAGCCGACTTACGTCCTCCCACCTTACAAAAAGAAGGTTTGAATCCTGATTTAAAGAAAAAGGGATTATCGATCATTACCAACCCGCCGGTGAAAGAACTCACTCCTGGTGAATGGAAAGGGTACAAACAAATCCAATTTGTTTTGAAAGATGTTTGGCATTCTAAGTTTATTCGATTTTTTACGCCCATCAAAGAATCAGAACAAAGACTCCGTGTGTATTTGGATTTTGAAAAAGATGCCATGGAAGTGGAATTTCTTGGTGGAGAAAAAAAAGGTCTCATCCTCGGTCTTGTTAAAAAAGATCCTTACCAAATTGCGGCTGATACAGGAAAGGTTTTTACTGGCGACGACGAGGTTCGGGTTTATTTAGAATCCCTTCGCTTGTATTTAACACTGCCTTGGCGACTCACCGAATATCCAATCATTCAGTATGCAGGCCCTGTTCAAAAATTAGGCCAAGATTATGAAGTGGTTTATTTTACGTCCGTCCAAGTCGGTGCCACTCCCGACACAGACCAATACGTTGGATATTTTGAAAGAACAAGTGGTGCCTTAGAATGGATGGAGTTTACTTACCGTGAACTTTTTAGTTTCTACAAAGGTGTGATCAAATACGGATACTATGAACCGTGGAACGACAAACAATACCCCAGACGAATTAGTATTTTAGATAAGTTTGAAGATGCTGATTTTGTTCACGAAATCCGAATCGAAAAAATGGAAATTCCAAAACAACCAATGGAAGAAGAAGATAAGGTATTGGAGTTACCGGAATAG
- a CDS encoding phasin-related domain-containing protein, producing MEKQIMDILNAGIGLFQSGKEGLEKAKTQLETTYNELVSKGALDNTEDSVKIRQSVDKILTDIKEFSSVAGKNYDETRSKIVDNYNKIAEEIKAKMPEGKIESVKAKINEVAESIKKTGAAKA from the coding sequence ATGGAAAAACAAATCATGGACATTCTTAACGCAGGTATCGGACTTTTCCAATCAGGAAAAGAAGGTCTTGAAAAAGCTAAAACTCAGTTGGAAACAACTTATAATGAATTAGTATCCAAAGGTGCTTTGGACAACACGGAAGATTCTGTAAAGATTCGCCAATCCGTTGACAAAATCCTAACAGACATTAAAGAATTCTCTAGTGTTGCTGGAAAAAACTACGACGAAACTCGTTCTAAAATCGTAGACAACTACAACAAAATTGCTGAAGAAATCAAAGCAAAAATGCCTGAAGGAAAAATTGAATCCGTAAAAGCAAAAATCAATGAAGTTGCGGAATCTATCAAAAAAACAGGTGCTGCAAAAGCATAA
- a CDS encoding AraC family transcriptional regulator encodes MKILNSPSKMPTEIKNIPMIHLTDVHEEDKNPYYYAGRLEELPNEFQDFDSSHRHSYYALFYFTEGEGIHSIDFHSHTITENSLFFLRPGQVHSWTFSKPVKGFALKIYPDYLSEHGGQVTSFQNYPFFQLGNENSKLIIQDADQFKKDFERLLEEKNTKSDSSMTFLLIQLVLQQSLKEFNSSFTDNVTVDSKLWDFFRLLENHFKDQKTTSYYAKQMGTSSGNLNQLCQKQYGKSAKSIIQERLVLEIKRLLIHSDLNINQIALTLGFIDSSYFSKFFKNHTDNSPENFRRLKRKLP; translated from the coding sequence ATGAAAATTCTAAATTCACCATCCAAGATGCCAACTGAAATCAAAAACATTCCCATGATCCACTTAACAGATGTTCATGAGGAAGACAAAAATCCTTATTACTATGCTGGCCGGTTAGAAGAATTACCAAATGAATTTCAGGACTTCGATAGTTCCCATAGACATTCCTATTATGCATTGTTTTATTTTACGGAAGGAGAAGGGATCCACTCCATCGACTTCCATTCCCATACGATTACAGAAAACAGTCTTTTTTTCTTAAGACCGGGCCAAGTGCATTCTTGGACTTTTTCCAAACCAGTGAAGGGTTTTGCTTTGAAGATTTATCCAGATTACCTATCCGAACATGGAGGACAAGTCACCAGTTTTCAAAACTATCCATTTTTCCAATTGGGAAATGAAAATTCTAAACTCATCATCCAAGATGCAGACCAATTCAAAAAAGATTTTGAAAGATTACTAGAAGAGAAGAATACAAAATCTGATTCTTCTATGACTTTCCTTTTGATTCAGTTGGTTTTGCAACAATCATTGAAAGAGTTTAATTCATCTTTTACCGACAATGTTACCGTTGATTCTAAGTTATGGGATTTTTTTCGGTTGTTAGAAAATCATTTCAAAGACCAAAAAACAACTTCATATTATGCAAAACAAATGGGGACATCCTCAGGAAATTTAAACCAACTTTGCCAAAAACAATATGGAAAATCGGCAAAGTCTATCATTCAAGAACGATTGGTTTTGGAAATCAAACGACTGTTAATTCATTCTGATTTGAATATCAATCAAATCGCTTTGACCTTGGGATTTATAGACAGTTCGTATTTTAGTAAATTTTTCAAAAATCATACAGACAACTCACCGGAAAATTTTAGACGGCTGAAACGAAAACTACCATAA
- a CDS encoding DoxX family protein, whose amino-acid sequence MLEKLFYTETSWFFTLLRLVLGLVILPHGLQKLCGFFGGYGFSATLNFFKSEGIPYAIGFLVIVAESFGALGLILGLFTRISSFGIALTMIGAAIYVRKNGFFMNWFNQQAGEGFEYHILAIGIAVILMISGGGQLAVDSWISNKIQSN is encoded by the coding sequence ATGTTAGAAAAGTTATTCTACACAGAAACAAGTTGGTTTTTTACCTTACTGAGATTGGTTTTAGGTCTTGTGATTTTACCACATGGATTACAGAAGTTATGCGGCTTTTTTGGAGGGTATGGATTTTCTGCGACTCTGAATTTTTTTAAATCGGAAGGAATTCCCTATGCCATAGGTTTTTTAGTGATTGTGGCAGAATCCTTTGGGGCCCTAGGGTTAATTTTGGGACTCTTCACAAGAATTTCCTCATTTGGAATTGCACTAACCATGATTGGAGCTGCTATTTATGTGAGAAAAAACGGCTTTTTTATGAATTGGTTCAACCAACAAGCCGGTGAAGGATTTGAATACCATATCTTAGCCATTGGAATTGCAGTAATTCTAATGATTTCTGGCGGCGGTCAACTAGCGGTTGATAGCTGGATTTCAAATAAAATTCAATCTAACTGA
- a CDS encoding malic enzyme-like NAD(P)-binding protein produces the protein MKNSALEYHSRFPKGKTKVVPTKPTENSYDLSLAYSPGVAYPCLEIEKQPDLVYEYTNRGNLVGIITNGTAILGLGNIGASAGKPVMEGKAVLFKKFAGIDVFDIEINETDPEKFITIVKALEPTFGGINLEDIRAPECFHIEKTLDESMKIPVFHDDQHGTAIISTAALLNSLEITGKKAGNIKVVINGAGAAAISIAEMLTHIGVKHESIYMLDSRGVINHKRTNLHESKLPFVRKTDAETLEDIFPGTDVFIGVSVANVVTEAMVKTMADKPVMFALANPDPEIPYPDAKHARPDLIMATGRSDYPNQVNNVLGFPFIFRGALDIRAKVVNMEMKLAAAYALSELTKLPVPIEVSEAYNEKEIRFGADYIIPKPLDSRVLYHVAPAVAEAAVKTGVNQVEYPGREAYVKFLESIMAQQLEPISALEIETD, from the coding sequence ATGAAAAATAGCGCACTTGAGTATCACTCTAGGTTTCCGAAAGGAAAAACCAAAGTAGTTCCGACAAAACCAACGGAGAACAGTTACGACCTGTCCTTGGCCTACTCACCGGGAGTCGCTTACCCTTGCCTCGAAATCGAAAAACAACCTGATCTCGTTTATGAATACACAAACCGAGGAAATTTAGTCGGAATCATCACCAATGGAACTGCTATTTTAGGTCTTGGTAATATTGGAGCTTCCGCTGGAAAACCAGTGATGGAAGGAAAGGCAGTTTTATTTAAAAAATTTGCAGGCATTGATGTCTTTGATATTGAAATCAATGAAACCGATCCTGAAAAATTCATTACAATTGTTAAGGCCCTTGAACCAACGTTTGGTGGTATCAACTTGGAAGACATTCGTGCCCCAGAATGTTTTCATATCGAAAAAACTTTAGATGAAAGTATGAAAATTCCTGTGTTTCATGATGACCAACATGGAACGGCTATCATCTCTACTGCTGCCTTATTAAACTCATTAGAGATTACTGGTAAAAAAGCTGGTAACATCAAAGTTGTGATCAATGGAGCGGGAGCTGCTGCGATCTCCATTGCTGAGATGTTAACACATATCGGAGTCAAACATGAATCTATATATATGTTGGATTCTCGTGGTGTGATCAATCACAAACGAACCAACTTACATGAATCGAAACTTCCTTTTGTTCGCAAAACCGATGCAGAAACATTAGAAGACATCTTTCCTGGAACCGATGTGTTTATTGGTGTTTCTGTTGCCAATGTAGTCACTGAAGCAATGGTAAAAACAATGGCAGACAAACCGGTTATGTTTGCTCTTGCCAACCCCGATCCAGAAATTCCTTATCCCGATGCAAAACACGCAAGGCCAGATTTGATTATGGCAACGGGTCGCAGTGATTATCCTAACCAAGTCAATAATGTACTCGGGTTTCCATTTATCTTTCGCGGTGCTCTTGATATTCGTGCAAAAGTAGTGAACATGGAAATGAAGTTAGCTGCAGCTTATGCTTTAAGTGAACTGACTAAACTTCCTGTTCCTATCGAAGTATCAGAAGCTTATAACGAAAAAGAAATTCGATTTGGTGCTGATTATATCATCCCAAAACCTTTGGACTCAAGAGTTCTTTACCATGTGGCTCCCGCAGTGGCAGAAGCCGCTGTTAAAACAGGTGTGAACCAGGTTGAGTATCCAGGCCGAGAAGCTTATGTAAAGTTTTTGGAATCCATCATGGCCCAACAACTCGAGCCAATCAGCGCTTTAGAAATCGAAACCGATTGA